In Mangifera indica cultivar Alphonso chromosome 1, CATAS_Mindica_2.1, whole genome shotgun sequence, a single genomic region encodes these proteins:
- the LOC123222025 gene encoding chloride channel protein CLC-c-like, with product MDRQNSANHECDMDGRDIENDQLMDWKETETTASYIQPLLLKRVNTTSQIAIVGANVCPIESLDYEIVENELFKQDWRSRSKVQIFQYVILKWAFALCIGLFTGLVGIFNNIAVENISGFKLLVTTDFITDKKYFKAFAVYAGCNIGLAAAAGALCAFIAPAAAGSGIPEVKAYLNGVDAYTILAPGTLFVKIFGSVLGVSAGFVVGKEGPMVHTGACIASLLGQGGSRKYHLTWRWLRYFKNDRDRRDLITCGAAAGVAAAFRAPVGGVLFALEEAASWWRSALLWRTFFTTAVVAIVLRAFIQLCSSGSCGLFGEGGLIMYDVSAAIVTYSSSDILAVLLLGIIGGIFGSFYNYLVDKVLRVYSIINERGAAFKILLVVTIALLTSCCSYGLPWFAQCIPCPTDSSVSCPSTDASGNYKSFQCPSGYYNDLASLFLNTNDDAIRNLMSTSTAKEFHISSLVIFFAAVFCLGIITYGIAIPSGLFIPVILAGACYGRLVGRLFESISKLDTGLFALLGAASFLGGTMRMTVSLCVILLELTNDLYLLPLVMLVLLISKTVADNFNKGVYDQIVKLKGFPYMEAHAEPYMRQLVALDVVTGPLITFSGVEKVETILHALRTTGHNGFPVVDDPPFSDAPELCGVVLRSHLLVLLKGKVFSKDKILAGEEILRRFAAFDFAKAGSGKGIKLDDLDIEQEEMEMYIDLHPITNTSPYTVVETMSLAKAAVLFRQLGLRHMCVVPKSQGRPPIVGILTRHDFMPEHLLGLYPHIKPHK from the exons ATGGATAGACAGAATAGTGCAAATCATGAGTGTGATATGGATGGGCGGGACATTGAAAATGATCAACTGATGGATTGGAAGGAGACTGAGACTACTGCATCTTACATTCAACCACTGTTGTTAAAAAGGGTCAACACCACTTCTCAGATTGCCATTGTTGGTGCCAACGTTTGCCCCATTGAAAGCCTTGACTACGA gatCGTGGAAAATGAGTTATTTAAGCAAGATTGGAGATCCAGGAGCAAGGTTCAGATATTCCAATATGTAATACTCAAGTGGGCATTTGCCCTTTGTATAGGGCTATTCACTGGACTTGTTGGCATCTTCAACAATATTGCAGTGGAGAACATATCTGGCTTTAAGCTGCTTGTCACTACGGATTTCATTACCGACAAAAA ATATTTTAAGGCATTTGCTGTTTATGCGGGATGCAATATAGGTTTGGCTGCTGCAGCTGGAGCTCTGTGTGCTTTTATTGCTCCTGCAGCAGCAGGGTCTGGTATCCCTGAGGTAAAAGCCTATCTCAATGGCGTGGATGCTTACACAATACTAGCTCCAGGTACTCTCTTTGTAAAG ATTTTTGGTTCTGTGCTTGGTGTGTCTGCTGGATTTGTTGTGGGTAAAGAAGGGCCAATGGTTCACACAGGTGCTTGCATAGCCTCTTTGCTTGGGCAAGGGGGCTCTCGTAAATACCATTTGACATGGAGATGgctgagatattttaaaaatgatcgGGATAGAAGAGACTTGATCACTTGTGGAGCTGCAGCTGGTGTGGCTGCTGCCTTTCGTGCTCCAGTTGGTGGTGTCCTCTTTGCTCTTGAAGAGGCAGCTTCATG GTGGCGGAGTGCTCTTCTTTGGAGAACATTTTTCACAACAGCAGTGGTTGCTATAGTCTTGAGAGCTTTTATACAGCTTTGCTCTTCTGGAAGCTGTGGATTATTTGGTGAAGGTGGTCTGATAATGTATGATGTCAGTGCAGCAATAGTTACATACAGCAGTTCAGATATATTAGCTGTCCTACTTTTAGGAATCATTGGAGGCATTTTTGGAAGCTTTTATAATTATCTGGTGGACAAGGTCCTTCGTGTTTATAGCATCATAAATGA GAGAGGTGCTGCCTTTAAAATCTTACTTGTTGTCACTATCGCCCTCCTAACATCATGTTGTTCTTATGGCCTGCCGTGGTTTGCACAGTGCATCCCCTGCCCTACTGATTCATCTGTTAGCTGTCCCAGTACTGATGCATCTGGCAACTATAAAAGCTTCCAGTGCCCGTCAGGTTACTACAATGATCTTGCCTCTCTCTTTCTGAATACTAATGACGATGCTATCCGAAATTTAATGAGCACCAGTACAGcaaaagaatttcatatttcttCTCTGGTCATCTTCTTTGCTGCTGTCTTCTGCCTGGGAATTATAACCTATGGGATTGCTATTCCCTCTGGTCTCTTCATCCCTGTCATACTAGCTGGTGCTTGCTATGGCCGTTTAGTAGGAAGATTATTTGAGTCCATTTCCAAACTTGATACTGGTCTCTTTGCCCTACTTGGAGCCGCATCCTTCCTTGGTGGCACCATGAGAATGACAGTTTCCCTGTGTGTAATACTGCTTGAGCTTACTAATGATTTGTACCTTCTGCCCCTTGTCATGTTGGTTCTCCTTATTTCAAAGACCGTGGCTGATAATTTTAACAAAGGTGTCTATGATCAAATAGTGAAATTAAAGGGATTTCCTTATATGGAGGCCCATGCAGAACCTTACATGCGGCAGTTAGTCGCACTGGATGTTGTCACTGGTCCATTGATAACCTTTTCCGGTGTTGAAAAGGTTGAGACTATATTACATGCTCTGAGAACAACAGGGCATAATGGATTCCCTGTGGTTGATGATCCACCTTTCTCAGATGCACCAGAATTATGTGGGGTTGTCTTGAGGTCTCATTTGCTTGTTCTCCTCAAGGGAAAAGTTTTTTCCAAGGACAAAATACTTGCTGGAGAAGAGATATTGCGAAGATTTGCAGCATTTGATTTTGCCAAGGCTGGCTCAGGGAAGGGAATCAAACTAGATGATCTAGATATTGAACAGGAAGAGATGGAAATGTACATTGATCTCCATCCAATTACCAATACATCCCCATACACAGTGGTTGAAACAATGTCACTTGCCAAAGCTGCTGTCCTTTTCCGGCAACTCGGGCTCAGGCATATGTGTGTTGTTCCAAAGAGTCAAGGG AGGCCTCCAATTGTTGGAATCTTGACGCGACACGACTTCATGCCAGAACACCTATTAGGATTGTACCCTCATATAAAGCCACACAAGTAA